From Bacteroidota bacterium, the proteins below share one genomic window:
- a CDS encoding ABC transporter ATP-binding protein, translating into MISAKGITKRFEQLEILKGIDLEVARGEVVSIVGASGAGKSTLLHILGTLDVPDAGTLTIAGEEVSRLKSARLSAFRNRHLGFVFQSHHLLGEFSALENILVPALIAGESRTAAEKRAQELLAQLGLADRAEHRPSEMSGGEQQRVAVARALMNRPDAILADEPSGNLDSASARSLHELFFQLRRDLQQTFIIVTHNEELANMADRKLHMRDGLLH; encoded by the coding sequence ATGATCAGCGCGAAGGGTATCACGAAACGGTTCGAGCAGTTGGAGATCCTTAAGGGCATTGACCTGGAGGTGGCTCGGGGCGAGGTGGTGAGTATTGTCGGCGCTTCGGGTGCGGGGAAATCCACCCTCCTGCATATCCTTGGCACGTTGGATGTTCCGGATGCCGGAACCCTGACGATTGCCGGAGAAGAAGTCAGTCGCCTGAAGAGCGCCCGATTGTCCGCTTTCCGTAACCGGCATCTCGGGTTCGTGTTTCAATCCCATCACTTGCTCGGGGAATTTTCCGCTTTGGAAAACATCCTCGTCCCCGCCTTGATTGCCGGTGAAAGCCGCACTGCCGCAGAGAAACGAGCGCAGGAACTGCTCGCGCAACTCGGTCTGGCCGATCGTGCGGAACATCGTCCGTCGGAGATGAGCGGTGGTGAACAGCAACGCGTCGCCGTAGCCCGCGCCCTCATGAACCGACCCGACGCCATCCTCGCCGACGAGCCTTCGGGCAATCTCGATTCCGCATCCGCGCGTTCGCTGCATGAACTCTTCTTTCAGTTGCGCCGGGACCTTCAACAAACCTTTATCATCGTCACTCACAACGAAGAACTGGCCAACATGGCCGATCGGAAGTTGCACATGCGTGACGGCCTGCTTCACTGA
- a CDS encoding T9SS type A sorting domain-containing protein, which yields MLLRSLLFLLLLSCSLSAQVDTWQAIADQPIGGRQLAVAFYVDGRGYSGLGTDSLGNYYNDFWAYDPSSDSWTQVADFSGSARKSAVAFALSGKGYVVSGQDTSGLLNDCWSYDPTSNTWSAEQSLGQFSTSSSVGRADATAIETDSLAFILCGYDGGSSWLKQNWQINPRRDTIWTLKRNLANVTESTLFGRRWGAGFSIDNKVYYGCGFSFSQDYRQDVWSYNYLIDAWTQVADFSGGGRSNLCGFSLYDKGYFVGGTNGTTQSDMWRYDPNLNNWTAVASFGGGPVSNAVVFTDDRKAYMGLGRDSAGSSLPRWFVYTPDSTVGVPDVLDHVQLTAYPQPASECVTLSGSYQRTPSSRLELLDQQGRIVLSTAILQWPMLVRTESLPAGMYFYRILDGNTKRGAGKLVVAR from the coding sequence ATGCTGCTGCGTTCCCTCCTATTCCTGCTTCTGCTAAGTTGCTCACTGTCCGCCCAGGTCGACACCTGGCAGGCCATCGCCGATCAGCCCATCGGCGGTCGTCAGCTCGCTGTCGCTTTCTATGTCGATGGCAGGGGCTACAGCGGACTGGGTACCGACAGCCTGGGGAATTATTACAACGACTTCTGGGCGTATGACCCATCGTCCGACAGTTGGACCCAGGTCGCCGATTTCAGCGGCAGTGCACGAAAGTCGGCGGTCGCTTTTGCACTGAGCGGGAAGGGCTATGTGGTAAGCGGACAGGATACCTCCGGCTTGTTGAACGACTGCTGGAGCTATGATCCCACATCCAACACTTGGTCAGCGGAACAAAGCCTGGGGCAATTCAGTACCAGCAGCTCCGTGGGCCGGGCCGATGCCACGGCGATTGAAACCGACAGCCTGGCGTTCATCCTTTGCGGTTACGATGGCGGCTCTTCCTGGTTGAAACAGAACTGGCAGATCAACCCGCGCCGGGATACTATCTGGACACTGAAACGCAACCTGGCCAATGTCACCGAGAGTACCCTCTTCGGCCGTCGCTGGGGCGCCGGGTTCTCAATCGACAACAAAGTCTATTATGGTTGCGGCTTTTCCTTTTCTCAGGATTACCGACAGGATGTATGGTCGTACAACTATCTGATCGATGCCTGGACCCAGGTTGCCGATTTCAGCGGCGGAGGTCGATCGAACCTCTGCGGCTTCAGCCTGTATGACAAAGGCTACTTCGTCGGCGGCACGAACGGTACCACACAGTCCGACATGTGGCGCTACGATCCCAACCTGAATAACTGGACCGCTGTAGCCAGCTTCGGCGGAGGACCGGTTTCCAATGCCGTTGTCTTCACCGACGACCGCAAGGCTTATATGGGACTCGGGCGCGACTCCGCGGGCAGCAGCCTTCCGCGTTGGTTTGTGTACACGCCCGATTCCACGGTGGGCGTTCCGGACGTACTCGATCACGTACAGCTGACGGCATATCCCCAGCCGGCATCCGAATGTGTTACCCTTTCCGGTTCGTATCAGAGAACGCCTTCCTCCAGGTTGGAATTGCTGGATCAGCAAGGCCGAATCGTGCTTTCGACCGCAATACTCCAATGGCCCATGCTGGTCCGTACGGAGTCCTTACCTGCAGGCATGTATTTCTACCGCATCCTCGATGGAAACACCAAGCGCGGAGCTGGAAAGCTGGTCGTAGCTCGCTAA
- a CDS encoding T9SS type A sorting domain-containing protein, whose product MITSRLRLLLAVLLLTGLQAGAQVSTYLFVQDSTTYSPINGTVIGDSLTDDQYFVDTASPLGGPLTSGPGIPIGFTFGYAAGNCDVFGISANGWIGIGSGSVNLSNTAPYFPLSTTAGGNIIAGFARNLAAQDGSRLEYATLGTAPDRVLVVQWTNYRKRGNVGDVFNFQIRLYEGSNNIEFVYGQNSCNINSSFVQVGMIGGNSNDFNVRASLGGGGWTGTVSGVLNSATVTLNQSELPPDGLVFRFGAPPPCTAPPVAGNASASAVSVCPNNFVTVTLQNFSSGPGQSYQWESSTDNLNWSPIVGAISTAWNQTLLATTWFRCVLTCDGQSAASTAAMVELNEPTLCYCTTNLGGNCDPGSYGFIDLVKITGTPLINDNSGCTGTIGLYYTDYPDTGNYTATLLAGSSYTLTVRSSFNANESVWIDWDRNGTFDVTEWYDLSRSATPNVADSVTITVPGWIIPGRTKMRVRNRLASAPNSAIDACTQMASGETEDYTLTLEDPTRLHPTATAQLLTVFPNPARDVLFVQLPEQVFTGILSVTDLSGRMLLSNAIRRKGDGLYHLNLGDLPDGWYILHLQSSYEHRVSRFARIRE is encoded by the coding sequence ATGATCACTTCCCGTTTGCGGCTGTTACTGGCCGTGTTGCTGCTGACCGGTCTGCAGGCCGGCGCTCAGGTCTCGACCTATCTGTTCGTTCAGGATTCCACCACCTACAGCCCGATCAACGGGACGGTGATCGGCGATTCACTGACCGATGACCAATACTTCGTTGATACCGCCTCACCACTGGGTGGTCCGTTGACCAGTGGCCCGGGAATCCCGATCGGGTTCACCTTCGGTTACGCGGCAGGTAATTGCGATGTGTTCGGGATCAGCGCGAACGGCTGGATCGGCATCGGGTCGGGTTCGGTGAACTTGTCCAATACGGCCCCTTACTTTCCTCTCTCGACTACCGCGGGCGGCAACATCATCGCCGGCTTTGCGCGCAACCTCGCGGCGCAGGACGGCTCGCGACTGGAATACGCCACGCTGGGAACTGCGCCCGATCGTGTACTGGTTGTGCAATGGACCAACTATCGCAAACGCGGCAATGTCGGCGACGTGTTCAACTTCCAGATCCGGTTGTACGAAGGATCTAACAACATCGAGTTCGTATACGGCCAGAACAGTTGTAACATCAACTCCTCCTTCGTGCAGGTCGGCATGATCGGCGGGAACAGCAACGACTTCAACGTCCGGGCGAGCCTGGGCGGGGGCGGTTGGACCGGCACCGTTTCCGGCGTGCTGAACTCCGCGACCGTGACGCTCAACCAGAGCGAACTGCCCCCCGACGGGCTGGTGTTCCGTTTCGGCGCACCGCCTCCCTGCACCGCGCCGCCGGTGGCCGGCAACGCGAGCGCTTCCGCCGTGTCCGTTTGCCCGAACAATTTCGTGACAGTGACCCTGCAGAATTTCAGTTCAGGTCCCGGTCAGTCCTATCAATGGGAATCGAGCACCGACAACCTCAACTGGAGTCCGATCGTTGGCGCTATCTCCACGGCCTGGAACCAAACCCTGTTGGCGACGACCTGGTTCCGTTGTGTACTCACCTGCGACGGACAGAGCGCGGCCTCCACGGCTGCGATGGTCGAGCTGAACGAACCCACGCTCTGCTATTGTACCACCAACCTGGGCGGCAACTGTGATCCTGGCTCCTACGGCTTTATCGACCTGGTGAAGATCACCGGAACGCCGCTGATCAACGACAATTCCGGCTGTACGGGAACCATCGGCTTGTACTACACCGATTATCCCGATACCGGAAACTACACGGCCACCCTGCTGGCCGGCTCCAGTTACACCCTGACCGTGCGATCCAGCTTCAACGCGAACGAATCGGTTTGGATCGACTGGGACCGCAACGGGACGTTCGATGTAACGGAATGGTACGACCTCAGCCGCAGCGCCACGCCCAACGTAGCCGACTCGGTGACCATCACCGTGCCCGGCTGGATCATCCCCGGCCGTACCAAAATGCGGGTGCGCAACCGCCTGGCCAGCGCACCGAACTCCGCCATCGACGCCTGTACGCAGATGGCCAGTGGTGAAACCGAAGATTACACGCTGACGTTGGAAGACCCGACGCGTCTTCACCCGACCGCCACGGCACAATTGTTAACAGTATTTCCTAATCCTGCCCGGGATGTGCTGTTTGTTCAACTACCCGAACAAGTTTTCACCGGAATCCTTTCCGTAACCGATCTCTCCGGACGAATGCTGTTATCAAACGCTATCCGAAGAAAAGGCGATGGATTGTATCATCTCAACCTGGGAGATTTGCCGGATGGTTGGTACATCCTGCATTTGCAAAGCTCATACGAACACCGGGTGAGTCGTTTCGCGAGGATCCGGGAGTAA